AAGCCAACTGTAAATGTATTGAGGAAGTTAGGTATTTCAAAATAGCCAATTCATTAAGGCCCCATATTAATGTAACTTCCCACACGGGTAGAAGAGAAAGGTAGTCTGCTTGCATGAGTCGATCTAGAAAACTGTTAATCTACTCTTTCACAGGAGAATGCCTAGCAAACCAATGATCATAAAAATAGTACTTAATTGCTCTAGAACTTCATATTCCTCAAGAGTGTTTGCTACCATCTATTTCATCTCATCTGTAATCAATCCCGTGAAAATCCAGAATCATCCTTGCATGTTGCTTAAATGCACATTTGGATTCAGTAGTTTTGAGGTGGAGCCTAAGCTTCTGCATTTGTAACAAGCTCCCTGGTTACAGAGAAGCTGCTAATGTGGGGACCCTATTTTTGAGTAATGAGGGTTAGGTAGTTTAGAAAAAGACTCCTTAGATATTCAAATACAATGAGTCATGTCCAGATGATGTACCCTTTTTACTAGATAAGAAACAGGTGTGTGGAAATGTACTATGTGAACCGCAGAGAAACGTGTCAAACGTAAATTCATCTCCTCCCATCTCTAGGACTTGTAAAGTTCTTTGCAATTACGTGCAGATGGCTTTCTCCAGCTCATGGTGGAATGCGCAAACACCATTGATGCAGTAACTATTGTGGTCTTCCAGGCAAGGATGTGAGAACTTCAAGGCTATGGGTCCTTCTGTGTAGTCAACTAGGAAAAGGACATACAATGTTAACAGATGAAGTGGGTCACACTCTTATAGTAGATTTGTTACACGTATGTAAAGAGAGTTTTGTTACACGTATGTAAAGAgagttttaaatttaagaatattcTTTGGGTGCTCTGCCTTTTAAACTACTGACTGGTTCTGCTTTTAAACTACTGACTGGTTCCGTCGGCATGTTATAGTCACAGACTCTAGGTTAATATCATTTAGACGTATCACTAATTAGGGGCTGGAGGTGGATGGATGATTGTTCTGTTCCTTCTACATAATGTGGTCGAGATACAAGTTTGCCTAAAGGTGGCAGCATTGATTCTCATTTTAGCCTtgattctccttttttatttctcccattCACACCTGAGAAGTCAGCACTTAGGGAATCGGGATTTACGGAGATAATGAAGTTGAGAAGATGAGAATTCCCCGCTTCCTCTTCTGTGGACTATCAATTGAGAAAGGACTCGTAAACGGAGCCCTGTGCCTGATTTCAGAAGAGGAATTTTCATGACCTATACAAGAAGCCAGAAACAAGTTACGGCTCAAGCTTCACACAGTTGAAACAACACTTTTGAATATTAATTGGAAATTTTACTCGTTAAGAGACATtctgagaaaatagagaaaaacctCGAGATAGACAGAATGAGAAAATTTGGGTTTTGACTTCTAACACTATGCAAATGATATCTGGCAAAACGTCCATGGTCAAGTGTCTAGAATCTCTAAAGGAAGCTTTCCTTTGGGAAACTGTCTTGTGGCAAAATGTATACATTTCAGGATGCTTATTCCTCATTCTCTAATGGACCAAAGACATATGCTATCCTTGGGGCCTATGCAGTGGGGATGATACTTGGGTAAAGCCGTGTAATTGAGTCCTCTTTAGTAAAAATCTAATTACTGATTCTTAAACTTGTCCCAAGCAGAATTGGTGACATTCCATTTTGTCTTGTTATGAAAACTTATTTCCCCATTTTTAGTTATCATGTGACACCATATTTGCCTTGCTAGCTAAGTAGATGTATAGAATCCTACTTATTtattcttaagggaaaaaaagatctaaaaatgcatatttttcttaaatttaaaacaccGAATTTTAGGTACTAAGTCACCAATAAGATAACTTCATTTTGGCTGAGAACATACAATATTACCTTAAGATTCACCTTCATTTTGTTGAATGCAATATTGTGAATCTAGAGTCTCATTTTAATAATTAACTCTAAGCCAGTAAGAATTTCCCATTGTCCACTGTATTTGGTTCTTCCTGCTCCAAGACTAAATCAATTGAATTAGCCAAGCCTGAAGCAGGATTTACTAGATAATGtgagaactgaaagaaaacatcTTCAAAGAAAGAGTGTACTAGAGAGCCTCATCTTTCCCCTAAGGAGAAGAATATTAGGTATAAGTTTACAAAAAATTTCCCAAGATATtggtttcagatttttaaattaaattcaaaacagaaaaactgaagttctccatcaagaaaacaaaggaaaactgtAGAGATGATACATTCAGTCCCCTGTTTTCTATTATTATTCTCTGTAACTTGGAAGACTTTCACTATTAAGGAAGTAAAAAGGTGGTACTGGGTGCACTTTTACGAAGCCAGTCATTGAGGGGAAACTGTTCTTGAATTTTCTAAAGCATTATCCCCCAGTAAAGATCTTTCCTCTTGGCTCAAAGACTCAGAGGACATGAATAAGTTTGGctaaaaattattctaaagctCACACAGATTTTCTTTGCCAGCGGGTAGTTATTCAAAACTCACatgggcaaaatattttaagtgaatttttttttaatttaaaatcactgGTGAAATATAGAATGTTTAAATATTACTAGCCTTTGTATTCAGAAACAAAACATCTGACTTGACCTATTTGCCTGGCTCTGAGAGCAAAATATGGTGTTTCTCTGTCCTATGTCTTATTACCTGTCTTCACAAGAGGCAATAGTGATTTGTGTGAGGATCGTAACTACTGGGTACACAGGTCTTGGCAAGTCACAAGTTTACCATGTTCACCTCTGAGAGTTCAAAGaggcttaaaaaataatgatgcgCAAAAGCAGCCAGAAGCTATACTAATAATAATAGTCATGGTGATGATATGTCATCACCACCAACAACCAAAATTGGGTATAAATGGTTTGGAAGTATAGCATATgctaaaagaacaacaaaatccccccaaaacaaaacaagaaaaaagatctTTCCAAAGATGGATTAAGGCTTCATCTTGTCATAGTTTCTTTGGCTGCAAAGTCATGGTCACAGATGAAAAGACTGTATCAAAACAGCAGTCATCAAGAATGCCAAAATGGGGACAAACCGTCTTGGGACACGCGTGGTTCAGAAAATGTGGCATGTTTCACATTCAGGACCATAACTGAAAACGATTTCTGAGTCTCTCATCCACTTTGCTTGCCCCTTTTATAAAGGCAATTTTTTGCGGGCACATAGACTGTCACATCTTGCTGAAAGAGTCGAttatctaataataaaatatatatttcaaaagttCCAATGTTGCTATTGATCACAATCCAAATATctctcaaaaggttaaaaaaaggcACTTAAAATACACAAGTGTGAAGAAAATACCTTCCGTTTTGTTAACTGTCCAGTTACTTTGCTGGGTTGTGATTGGGGGTGTTCCCGACACGGCTACCTCTGCAGTCAAGGCTGTCATTGCTATATGAAGGAGGGGGGGAAAGGCATCTTTAGCAGGTGAGCCTCCTTCTACGTGCAAGCAACAGATTGAAAGTTAGGTGCAAGCCACAGATCCAAAATTCTTCTTAGTCTACTTATTCCCACGTGTGttctattttaattcatttacatttgaaATCCAAAACCTGACCAGGGCAGTTTCCTGACTGTTTCTCATCCATACCGATTCCAGGGACTACCTTATAATTACggaaaatagaaatacatttatttttacgaGAAAGTGGATACGTGGGTTACTAAATCAATCACGAGGCTGCTAGGACACAGTAGTTCAAATGTATCAACTGCTCTTGCTGTATAAAGCAAGCATACAGGTCTCAAAAAAGGGGTTGTAACAATCTGTTAGGAACCCAACCTGCTTTACATAAGAATTAATTCACAGATTTCTTGCTCTGTTCTTTGTCAGGAAGAACGAAGGTTAAAAGCCAACTGCTCGTTacttcagagaaaataaattctatgCATAATTTACACGGacacaaaattaacaagacaaaaaGGAACTACCTACCTTTGAATAAGAGATAGACTGATATTGAGACTCCGAAGGCCATTTCCTGCCGCTGTTAACAGTATCTTTCTTATCCTCCGAGACTGACGGGTGGAAGGTTTTTATTGCGCTCTCTGGAGCCTTTCTTGCATTTATATTTCATGAAGC
The DNA window shown above is from Neovison vison isolate M4711 chromosome 11, ASM_NN_V1, whole genome shotgun sequence and carries:
- the EPGN gene encoding epigen, which translates into the protein MAFGVSISVYLLFKAMTALTAEVAVSGTPPITTQQSNWTVNKTEVDYTEGPIALKFSHPCLEDHNSYCINGVCAFHHELEKAICTCFTGYTGERCEHLTLTSYAVDSYEKYIAIGIGVGLLLSGFLAIFYCYIRKRCLKLKSPYNICSRGRPL